Proteins from a genomic interval of Polaribacter sejongensis:
- a CDS encoding peptidoglycan-binding domain-containing protein, with protein sequence MKQLIILLLLIIAFFIGYGQYSQYQRFNSPNVDYKTTKEIDNAYYNQETVINYYKAIEDLNSFVKLQWTANNIDVRTPEEDTEETKLALKNYADKVATLKFYESKLEQSAVLKTKGLSNEEIQFLENTGTDLKSHQKSIAVNKIKSMFNPDKTMFSGYKSALIFEVQKQLNKKGFEIKLDGVYKLETLNAIKGFEEKNNLFVDGVLDVLTLDALFE encoded by the coding sequence ATGAAACAATTAATTATTTTACTTTTATTGATTATTGCCTTTTTTATTGGATACGGACAGTATTCTCAATATCAAAGATTCAATTCTCCGAATGTTGATTATAAAACGACAAAAGAAATAGATAACGCTTACTACAACCAGGAAACGGTTATTAATTATTATAAAGCTATTGAAGATTTAAATAGTTTTGTAAAACTGCAGTGGACAGCTAATAATATTGATGTTAGAACTCCAGAAGAGGATACAGAAGAAACTAAATTAGCACTTAAAAACTATGCTGATAAGGTTGCTACTCTTAAATTTTATGAAAGCAAATTAGAACAATCTGCTGTATTAAAAACGAAAGGTTTGTCTAATGAAGAAATTCAATTTTTAGAAAATACGGGGACCGACTTAAAATCTCACCAAAAATCAATTGCAGTTAACAAAATTAAAAGTATGTTTAATCCTGATAAAACAATGTTTTCTGGGTACAAAAGTGCTTTAATCTTTGAAGTTCAAAAACAATTAAATAAAAAGGGTTTCGAGATAAAATTAGATGGGGTTTATAAGCTTGAAACTTTAAATGCGATTAAAGGTTTTGAAGAAAAAAACAACCTTTTTGTAGATGGTGTTTTAGATGTTTTAACTCTAGACGCTTTATTTGAATAA
- a CDS encoding LacI family DNA-binding transcriptional regulator: MIKKKTTIKDIASVLNISPAAVSKALHNDSRISEKTKKAVRQVAKNLNYQPNHLASALRSGKSKLVGVIVPRTNSNFFSSVIQNIEEVLNKEGYNIIITQSNESFKKECASIDTLLFTQVDGIIASMANETVDLSYFEKVKKAGIPLITFDRGENDLNVDYIGIDDYNSSHLIVAHLAEQGCKRIAHIGGFKRTRIFNNRIKGYIDALNKHNLPLIDELLIESNLTTEDGREKMHQLLALEHRPDAVYVAGDYAALGALQVLNEEKISIPDEIALVGFGNEPFSSMVTPSITSIEQHSEEIGKLAALSFLEHVKNDVVKQTLTKKILDVELLIRDSSNRRHS; the protein is encoded by the coding sequence ATTATCAAAAAGAAAACTACCATAAAAGATATTGCAAGTGTTTTAAACATCTCTCCAGCAGCTGTTTCTAAGGCATTACATAACGACTCGCGAATAAGTGAGAAAACAAAAAAAGCCGTTAGACAAGTTGCAAAAAACCTAAACTACCAGCCCAATCACCTAGCAAGTGCGCTAAGAAGTGGAAAAAGTAAACTTGTTGGTGTAATTGTACCTAGAACAAATAGCAATTTTTTTTCATCTGTAATACAAAATATAGAAGAAGTACTAAATAAAGAAGGCTATAACATTATAATCACACAATCTAACGAGTCTTTTAAAAAAGAATGTGCTAGTATAGATACTTTATTATTTACGCAAGTAGATGGTATTATTGCTTCTATGGCAAATGAAACTGTGGACTTAAGTTATTTTGAAAAAGTAAAAAAAGCAGGAATTCCTTTAATTACATTTGATCGTGGAGAAAATGATTTAAATGTAGATTATATTGGTATTGATGATTACAACAGTAGTCATTTAATAGTAGCACATCTTGCTGAACAAGGTTGTAAAAGAATTGCACATATTGGTGGTTTTAAACGTACCCGAATTTTTAACAACAGAATTAAAGGATATATAGATGCTTTAAATAAACACAACTTACCTCTCATAGATGAGTTATTAATAGAAAGTAACCTAACAACTGAAGATGGTAGAGAAAAAATGCATCAATTACTAGCATTAGAACATAGACCTGACGCTGTTTATGTAGCTGGAGATTATGCAGCTCTTGGTGCGTTGCAAGTGTTAAATGAAGAAAAAATTAGTATTCCAGATGAAATAGCTTTGGTTGGTTTTGGTAATGAACCTTTTAGTTCTATGGTTACCCCTTCTATTACAAGTATAGAGCAACATAGTGAGGAAATAGGGAAACTAGCTGCGCTTTCTTTTTTAGAACATGTTAAAAATGATGTTGTAAAACAAACACTTACCAAAAAGATTTTAGATGTAGAATTACTTATTAGAGATTCTTCTAATAGAAGACACTCCTAA
- a CDS encoding sugar kinase has protein sequence MAKVVTFGEIMLRLAPQGFLRFSQANNFDAVYGGGESNVAVSLANYGIDVDFVTRLPKNDIGECAMMEMRKRGVGVDKIVYGGDRLGIYFLETGAVSRGSKVVYDRAHSAIAEVESGMIDWDAVFEGCEWFHWTGIIPAISQGAADVTLEALKAASAKGITISTDLNYRAKLWNFCDDAHRESIMTELTSYCDVVLGNEEDAEMHFGIKPDGAAVQTAGHDVKAEAFLSVCKQMMEKFPRAKKVITTLRGSISASHNTWAGVLYDGNEMLQTRQYQITDIVDRVGGGDSFMGGLIYGLLTYPDNDQNALDFAVAASCLKHTIKGDANLVTVAEVNKLMGGDASGRVAR, from the coding sequence ATGGCAAAAGTAGTAACATTCGGAGAGATCATGTTAAGATTAGCTCCTCAAGGATTTTTAAGATTTTCACAAGCAAATAATTTTGATGCAGTTTACGGAGGTGGAGAATCTAACGTAGCAGTATCATTAGCAAACTACGGAATTGATGTAGATTTTGTAACGCGTTTACCAAAGAATGATATTGGTGAGTGTGCAATGATGGAAATGCGTAAAAGAGGTGTTGGTGTAGATAAGATTGTTTATGGTGGAGACCGTTTAGGAATTTACTTCTTAGAAACTGGTGCTGTATCTAGAGGGTCTAAAGTGGTTTATGATAGAGCGCATTCTGCTATTGCAGAAGTAGAATCTGGAATGATAGATTGGGATGCAGTTTTTGAAGGATGTGAATGGTTTCATTGGACAGGTATTATCCCTGCAATTTCTCAAGGTGCAGCAGATGTAACTTTAGAAGCTTTAAAAGCAGCTAGTGCAAAAGGAATTACTATTTCTACAGATTTAAACTACCGTGCAAAATTATGGAATTTCTGTGATGACGCGCATAGAGAGTCTATTATGACTGAATTAACTTCTTACTGTGATGTAGTTTTAGGAAATGAAGAAGATGCAGAAATGCATTTCGGGATTAAGCCTGATGGAGCTGCAGTTCAAACAGCAGGACATGATGTAAAAGCAGAAGCTTTCTTATCTGTTTGTAAGCAAATGATGGAGAAATTTCCAAGAGCTAAAAAGGTAATTACTACTTTAAGAGGTTCTATTTCTGCGTCTCACAATACTTGGGCAGGAGTTTTATATGATGGAAATGAAATGTTACAAACACGTCAATACCAAATTACAGATATCGTTGATAGAGTAGGTGGTGGAGATTCTTTTATGGGAGGTTTAATCTACGGATTATTAACATACCCAGATAACGATCAAAATGCATTAGACTTTGCAGTTGCTGCATCTTGTTTAAAACACACTATTAAAGGTGATGCAAACTTAGTTACAGTTGCAGAAGTAAATAAATTGATGGGTGGTGATGCATCTGGAAGAGTAGCTAGATAA
- a CDS encoding 6-phosphofructokinase: MKKSVAIMCGGGPAPGINTVISTVAKTFMKDGYKVIGVHHGYQGLLSENPELEIFDFHRADRIFSRGGSSLIMSRFKPKDSDFKADFFKKNNVKLLVTIGGDDTASTANRLTKYLKSEALDVRHIHVPKTIDNDLPLPDRNPTFGFHTAKDEGVRIGNTVYEDARTSENWFVMSAMGRSAGHLAFGIASACHFQMVIIPEMFNKTTITFEKLINMIISSIIKCKVMGVEYGVALISEGVFHFMEEKEIINSGINFTYDDHGHPELGNVSKSHIFNYLLQVKLKEIGLDIKSRPVELGYELRCCNPIAFDLTLCTLLGIGVKKLFDQGATGCIVSANSNGDISPLYLKDFEDENGKIPPRLVDINSDMAQLFIENLFFLKEKDYENAKKYVTNPEAYDFKKILNWS; this comes from the coding sequence ATGAAGAAATCTGTAGCTATAATGTGTGGAGGTGGTCCTGCTCCAGGAATTAATACAGTAATTAGTACTGTTGCTAAAACCTTTATGAAAGATGGTTATAAGGTAATTGGTGTTCATCATGGATATCAAGGATTGCTTTCAGAAAATCCTGAATTGGAGATTTTCGATTTTCATCGTGCAGATCGTATTTTTAGTAGAGGTGGTTCTAGTCTTATAATGAGTAGATTTAAACCTAAAGACAGTGATTTTAAAGCAGATTTTTTTAAGAAAAATAATGTAAAATTATTGGTTACTATTGGTGGAGATGACACAGCTTCTACAGCAAATAGATTAACCAAATATTTAAAAAGTGAAGCGTTAGACGTTAGGCATATTCATGTACCAAAAACAATAGATAACGATTTACCTTTGCCAGATAGAAACCCAACATTTGGTTTTCATACAGCAAAAGATGAAGGTGTACGTATTGGAAATACGGTTTATGAAGATGCAAGAACTAGTGAAAATTGGTTTGTAATGTCTGCAATGGGACGTTCTGCTGGACATTTGGCGTTTGGAATTGCTTCGGCATGTCATTTCCAAATGGTGATTATTCCAGAAATGTTTAACAAAACAACCATTACATTTGAGAAGTTAATCAATATGATTATTTCTTCTATTATAAAATGTAAAGTTATGGGTGTAGAATACGGTGTCGCTTTAATTAGCGAAGGTGTTTTTCACTTTATGGAAGAAAAGGAAATCATCAATTCAGGGATTAATTTTACTTATGATGATCACGGACATCCAGAATTAGGGAACGTAAGTAAATCGCATATATTTAATTACTTACTGCAAGTTAAATTAAAAGAAATAGGATTAGATATTAAATCTAGACCAGTAGAATTGGGGTATGAATTAAGATGTTGTAATCCTATAGCATTCGATTTAACCTTATGTACTTTACTTGGTATTGGAGTTAAAAAATTATTTGATCAAGGTGCTACAGGTTGTATTGTAAGTGCTAATTCTAATGGAGATATTTCACCTTTATATTTAAAGGATTTTGAAGATGAAAACGGTAAAATTCCACCAAGATTAGTAGATATTAATTCTGATATGGCACAATTATTCATAGAAAACTTATTCTTCTTAAAAGAAAAGGACTATGAAAATGCGAAAAAATATGTTACCAATCCAGAAGCATACGATTTCAAAAAAATATTAAACTGGAGTTAA
- a CDS encoding bifunctional 4-hydroxy-2-oxoglutarate aldolase/2-dehydro-3-deoxy-phosphogluconate aldolase, whose amino-acid sequence MAQFSRLEVAQVMKETGMIPLFFHNDIELSKKVLKACYDGGARLMEFTARGDFAHEVFGALTKYAIAELPGMIMGVGSVTDAGAASLYMALGANFIVTPVLREDIAIACNRKKVLWSPGCGTLTEITRAEELGCEIVKLFPGDIYGPQFVKGVKGPQPWTSLMPTGGVSPTEENLKGWFDAGVTCVGMGSKLISKEIIANEDYAKLEKDVRAALAIVKAVRK is encoded by the coding sequence ATGGCACAATTTTCAAGATTAGAAGTAGCGCAAGTAATGAAAGAAACAGGAATGATTCCTTTATTTTTTCATAACGATATAGAATTAAGTAAAAAAGTATTAAAAGCATGTTACGATGGTGGAGCTCGTTTAATGGAGTTTACAGCACGTGGAGATTTCGCTCACGAAGTTTTTGGAGCGTTAACTAAATACGCTATTGCAGAATTACCAGGTATGATTATGGGAGTTGGATCTGTAACAGACGCAGGAGCAGCATCTTTATACATGGCTTTAGGAGCAAACTTTATTGTAACTCCGGTTTTAAGAGAGGATATTGCAATTGCTTGTAACCGTAAAAAAGTATTATGGTCTCCTGGTTGTGGTACTTTAACAGAAATTACTAGAGCGGAAGAATTAGGATGTGAAATCGTAAAATTATTCCCTGGTGATATTTATGGACCACAATTTGTAAAAGGAGTAAAAGGACCTCAACCTTGGACTAGCTTAATGCCAACAGGTGGAGTTTCTCCAACGGAAGAAAACTTAAAAGGTTGGTTTGATGCAGGTGTAACTTGCGTTGGAATGGGATCTAAATTAATTTCTAAAGAAATTATAGCAAATGAAGATTACGCTAAATTAGAAAAAGATGTGAGAGCAGCTTTAGCTATTGTAAAAGCAGTAAGAAAATAG
- a CDS encoding response regulator, with the protein MSKSLKILLIEDNLIEIMKMKRTLSLLKLEHTIQEAKNGEEALKILEDKSNFPDLILLDLNMPKMSGIEFLSILKKDENIQHIPTVILTTSDNQRDLDQCYKIGVSGYILKPLKYDDYVQKIEKVLSYWSTNELKKY; encoded by the coding sequence ATGTCCAAAAGCTTAAAAATATTATTAATAGAAGATAATCTTATTGAAATAATGAAAATGAAAAGAACACTTTCATTATTAAAATTAGAACATACAATTCAAGAAGCTAAAAATGGTGAGGAAGCTTTAAAAATCTTAGAAGATAAAAGTAATTTTCCTGATTTAATTTTACTAGATTTAAACATGCCAAAAATGAGTGGTATAGAATTTTTATCTATTCTAAAAAAGGATGAAAATATACAGCATATTCCTACTGTAATTTTAACCACATCAGATAATCAAAGAGATTTAGACCAATGTTATAAAATTGGGGTTTCTGGTTATATTTTAAAACCTTTAAAATATGATGATTATGTTCAGAAAATTGAAAAGGTTTTATCTTATTGGAGTACAAATGAATTAAAAAAATATTAA
- a CDS encoding heme NO-binding domain-containing protein, which produces MKGIVFTEFLDLVEEKFGLEMVDKIISQSELASEGVYTSIGTYSFSEMLQLVTNLSGNTGISTDDLLLVYAEHFFSVIKTSYPGLLETYKDPIEMLASIENHIHVEVQKIYPDAELPTFVVEEKTDNSIIMLYKSSRAMHHFGLGLMNKTFEHFNSKASIVLEKIKEDGTEVRFIVHKI; this is translated from the coding sequence ATGAAAGGGATAGTTTTTACAGAGTTTTTAGATTTAGTTGAGGAAAAGTTTGGTTTAGAAATGGTTGATAAAATTATTTCTCAATCAGAATTGGCTTCTGAAGGAGTGTATACATCTATAGGAACCTATAGTTTTTCTGAAATGTTACAATTGGTAACTAACTTAAGTGGTAATACAGGTATTTCTACAGATGATTTACTTCTAGTTTATGCAGAACATTTTTTTTCCGTTATAAAAACGAGTTACCCAGGTCTTTTAGAAACATATAAAGATCCAATAGAAATGTTAGCGTCTATTGAGAACCATATACATGTAGAAGTTCAAAAAATATATCCAGATGCAGAACTTCCAACATTTGTTGTCGAAGAAAAAACAGACAACTCTATTATAATGCTTTATAAATCTAGCAGAGCGATGCATCATTTTGGATTAGGTTTAATGAACAAAACTTTTGAACATTTTAATTCAAAGGCATCTATTGTTTTAGAGAAAATTAAAGAAGACGGAACAGAAGTAAGGTTTATTGTCCACAAAATTTAA
- a CDS encoding PAS domain-containing sensor histidine kinase: protein MNTPLKENQDQIGILQRALKREKAARKAAEKILEDKSRELYSKSEELTELLNEKSSTLEGVFKNINDAYLVMDLYGNVLKMNEVAVEVFGYDINEEAFNLSKIVYKEDLEYTAKSFNKLYTEGSFNDYTARIVDKNNNLKWIEVNCSLIYNKENKPIAAQGIIRDISEWVRMKKQLEDQKHQLSIIINNSPIGITLSRNDQKGLLLINNSLKEMLGYSSEEFDNIKVGDLTHPEDIEKSKKLTDQLYRGIISTYNLEKRYIKKNGNILWAKVTVTAVKDDNNIINYNVVTVEDIEKERLDKEKIIESENRLSALVLNLNSGIILEDENRKIVLSNTKFCQLFNIDVQPTDLIGMDCREASEQNKVLFKDSSNFVQRMNEIVENKVAVFGEELKMVDGKILERNYTPVIVNGKIKGYLWAFSDVTLEKKYNLSLEVEKEKYSNIIANMNLGLVEINIDDQISMVNQSFLEMSGYAKEELLGKIGRDIFTFNGDLDIIKDQKEKRLRGESTSYELKTKNKKGETKYWLVSAAPNYNLFGENIGSIALSLDITEIKKLELQKEQILKELENSNEHLHEYAHIVSHDLKSPLRSLEALISWIKTDNEGKFDEMTLQNFDLLETTLETMEKLISDVLEYSSAGSSTQEDQEVNLNTTLCDLQKVLFIPENISVNVLKVLPVLKGDKTKFQQLFQNFISNAIKFCDKETGLVEIDYKDKGTFHQFSVKDNGIGIEKKYHSKIFEVFTSLNKRKDSTGIGLSIVKKIIDLHEGEIWLESESNKGTTFYFTIKKKLNEDRTT from the coding sequence ATGAATACCCCCTTAAAAGAAAATCAAGACCAAATAGGAATATTACAACGCGCTCTAAAACGCGAAAAAGCAGCAAGGAAAGCTGCCGAGAAAATTCTTGAAGATAAGTCTAGGGAATTATATTCTAAATCTGAAGAGTTAACAGAACTTTTAAATGAGAAATCATCTACACTAGAAGGAGTTTTTAAGAACATTAATGATGCATATTTAGTTATGGATTTATATGGAAATGTTTTAAAGATGAATGAAGTTGCTGTAGAAGTTTTTGGCTATGATATAAATGAAGAGGCATTTAATCTTTCAAAAATTGTTTACAAAGAAGATTTAGAATATACCGCTAAATCTTTTAATAAATTATATACAGAGGGTTCTTTTAATGATTATACCGCAAGAATTGTTGATAAGAATAATAATCTAAAATGGATAGAAGTAAATTGTTCTTTAATTTATAATAAAGAAAATAAACCAATTGCTGCCCAAGGTATTATTAGAGATATTAGCGAATGGGTAAGGATGAAAAAGCAATTAGAAGATCAAAAACACCAGTTAAGTATTATTATTAATAACTCTCCTATCGGTATTACTTTATCTAGAAATGATCAAAAAGGATTATTATTAATAAATAATTCTTTAAAAGAAATGTTAGGTTATTCTTCAGAAGAATTTGATAATATTAAAGTTGGGGATTTAACGCACCCAGAAGATATAGAAAAATCTAAAAAACTAACAGATCAACTTTATAGAGGAATAATAAGTACTTATAATTTAGAAAAAAGATATATAAAAAAGAATGGCAATATTTTATGGGCAAAAGTTACAGTTACTGCCGTAAAAGATGACAATAATATTATTAACTATAATGTAGTTACCGTAGAAGATATTGAGAAAGAAAGATTAGATAAAGAAAAAATTATAGAGTCAGAAAATAGATTATCTGCGCTTGTTTTAAATTTAAATAGTGGTATTATTTTAGAAGATGAAAATAGAAAGATAGTTTTATCGAATACCAAGTTTTGTCAACTATTTAATATAGATGTACAACCAACTGATTTAATAGGTATGGATTGTAGAGAAGCATCTGAACAAAATAAAGTGTTATTTAAAGACTCTTCTAATTTTGTTCAAAGAATGAATGAAATTGTAGAAAATAAAGTAGCTGTTTTTGGTGAAGAACTAAAAATGGTTGATGGTAAAATTTTAGAAAGAAATTATACACCTGTTATAGTTAACGGAAAAATAAAAGGTTATTTATGGGCATTTAGTGATGTAACCTTAGAGAAGAAATATAACTTAAGTTTAGAGGTCGAAAAAGAAAAATACAGCAATATTATAGCCAACATGAATTTAGGATTGGTAGAGATTAATATAGATGATCAAATTTCGATGGTAAACCAAAGTTTTTTAGAAATGTCTGGTTATGCCAAAGAAGAATTATTAGGAAAAATAGGTCGTGATATTTTTACATTTAACGGAGATTTAGATATTATAAAAGATCAAAAAGAAAAACGACTTAGAGGTGAGTCTACTTCTTATGAACTTAAAACGAAAAATAAAAAAGGAGAAACTAAATATTGGTTGGTAAGTGCTGCTCCTAATTACAATTTATTTGGAGAAAATATTGGGTCTATTGCCTTGAGTCTTGATATTACAGAAATTAAAAAATTAGAATTACAAAAAGAACAAATTTTAAAAGAACTAGAAAATAGTAATGAACACTTACATGAATACGCACATATTGTTTCTCATGATTTAAAATCTCCGCTTAGAAGTTTAGAAGCTTTAATTTCTTGGATTAAAACAGATAATGAAGGGAAATTTGATGAAATGACACTGCAAAATTTTGACCTTTTAGAAACAACACTTGAAACTATGGAAAAATTAATTTCTGATGTTTTAGAGTATTCGAGTGCAGGATCTAGTACACAAGAAGATCAAGAGGTAAATTTAAATACTACGTTATGCGATTTACAAAAGGTTTTATTTATACCAGAAAACATCTCTGTAAACGTATTAAAAGTATTACCTGTTTTAAAAGGAGATAAAACCAAGTTTCAACAATTATTTCAAAATTTTATAAGTAATGCTATAAAATTCTGTGATAAAGAAACAGGACTTGTAGAAATAGATTATAAAGATAAAGGTACCTTTCATCAATTTTCTGTAAAAGATAATGGTATTGGTATAGAAAAAAAATATCATAGTAAAATATTTGAAGTGTTTACCTCTTTAAATAAAAGAAAAGATTCAACTGGTATAGGGTTATCAATTGTTAAAAAAATAATTGATTTACATGAAGGAGAAATTTGGTTAGAAAGTGAATCAAATAAAGGAACTACTTTTTACTTTACCATAAAAAAAAAACTAAATGAAGACCGTACAACTTAA
- a CDS encoding FIST signal transduction protein, with amino-acid sequence MKTVQLKKHKNTDWKYLSEKIDLIAPLVLVFGNRYLLEDKSIFEEIRTIFKNGHIVFGSACGDISSESIDDETITITAIEFEKSSFVIKTSNVLSEDSDAKIDSFSVGKELISQLPKEGLKHVFVLSEGSFINGSQLTRGMNAATDNNLLITGALCGDDARFEKTISSYNENPKPGEMVAIGLYGETLEVTFSINGGWTPFGPERVVTKSKGNILYELDNLPALDLYKKYLGEKSKELPGAALLYPLNVKSEDGTNTIVRSILNIDEEENSMILAGDIVEDTKVQLMMTNVDNIVNAAEKAAINALEFRKKKPELAILVSCIGRKLVLDQRVEEEVEEVMEVVGDTATVTGLYSYGEIAPFIGENSCQLHNQTMTVTLISE; translated from the coding sequence ATGAAGACCGTACAACTTAAAAAGCATAAAAATACTGATTGGAAATATTTATCAGAGAAAATAGATTTAATAGCACCGTTAGTCCTTGTTTTTGGTAATCGATATTTATTAGAAGATAAGTCTATTTTTGAAGAAATTAGAACTATTTTTAAAAATGGACATATTGTTTTTGGTTCTGCTTGTGGTGATATTTCTTCAGAATCTATTGATGATGAAACAATAACGATTACTGCAATAGAGTTTGAGAAAAGTAGTTTTGTAATTAAGACATCTAATGTTTTAAGTGAAGATTCAGACGCTAAAATAGATAGTTTTTCAGTTGGTAAAGAATTAATAAGTCAATTGCCAAAAGAAGGTTTAAAGCACGTTTTTGTACTCTCTGAAGGAAGTTTTATAAATGGTAGCCAATTAACTAGAGGAATGAATGCCGCTACTGACAATAATTTATTAATTACAGGTGCTTTGTGTGGTGATGATGCACGATTTGAAAAAACAATTTCTTCTTACAACGAAAATCCTAAACCAGGAGAAATGGTGGCAATAGGTTTATATGGAGAAACCTTAGAAGTTACATTTTCTATTAATGGAGGTTGGACACCTTTTGGACCAGAAAGAGTAGTAACCAAATCTAAAGGAAATATTTTATATGAGTTAGATAATTTACCAGCTTTAGATTTATATAAGAAATATTTAGGTGAAAAATCTAAAGAATTGCCAGGTGCAGCATTGTTATATCCTTTAAATGTAAAATCTGAAGATGGTACAAATACAATTGTGCGAAGTATATTAAATATAGATGAAGAAGAGAATTCTATGATTTTAGCAGGTGATATCGTAGAGGATACTAAAGTACAATTAATGATGACCAATGTAGATAACATTGTAAATGCAGCAGAAAAAGCAGCCATAAATGCTTTGGAATTTAGAAAGAAGAAACCAGAATTAGCAATTTTAGTAAGTTGTATTGGTAGAAAATTAGTTTTAGACCAAAGAGTAGAAGAAGAAGTAGAAGAAGTAATGGAAGTTGTTGGTGATACTGCAACGGTTACAGGGCTGTATTCTTATGGAGAAATAGCGCCTTTTATAGGAGAAAATAGTTGTCAACTGCACAACCAAACCATGACTGTTACATTAATAAGCGAGTAA
- a CDS encoding sensor histidine kinase: protein MNSLLKRQIRKFLPKELQSNKELDQFLGAIDKSYSTSEEQFLMLQRATKFSSDELYSANEQLREESNSQKKVISKLESVIDKLQFYDLKSNRPKEGIDSLKLVDFIDNQTKEIIKINQQKDKLLKNLERQNQELNDYAHMVSHDLKSPLQSIEALTAWVLEDYSGVLDAAGKENLQFIRENVEKMDTLVKGILEYSTIGRIEKEIYNVNLNDLVNNLIKKNEKLNSATYIIPERLPTIKGDKFRLEQLFLHLLDNAVKFNDKKEPTVEIGFTEDSDFWKFYIEDNGTGIDNKYFDKIFVAFQKLEDDYKSTGIGLSIVKKIVEVYNGEIYLKSEQNVGSTFYFSIKK from the coding sequence ATGAATTCTTTATTAAAAAGACAAATAAGAAAATTTCTTCCCAAAGAATTGCAGTCTAATAAAGAATTAGACCAATTTTTAGGAGCTATAGATAAATCTTACAGTACTTCAGAAGAACAGTTTTTAATGTTGCAAAGAGCAACAAAATTTAGTTCAGATGAATTGTATAGTGCTAATGAACAATTAAGAGAGGAGTCTAATTCTCAAAAAAAAGTAATTTCAAAGTTAGAAAGTGTAATTGATAAATTACAGTTTTACGATTTAAAAAGTAATCGTCCAAAAGAGGGGATAGATTCTTTAAAATTGGTTGATTTTATAGACAATCAGACCAAGGAAATTATTAAAATAAATCAGCAGAAAGACAAGCTTTTAAAAAACTTAGAGCGTCAAAATCAAGAGTTAAATGATTATGCACACATGGTTTCTCATGATTTAAAGTCGCCTTTGCAAAGCATTGAAGCATTGACTGCGTGGGTCTTAGAAGATTATTCTGGGGTTTTAGATGCTGCCGGAAAGGAAAATTTACAATTTATTAGGGAGAATGTAGAGAAAATGGATACACTTGTAAAAGGAATCTTAGAATACTCTACAATCGGTAGAATAGAAAAAGAAATTTATAATGTAAATTTAAATGATTTAGTAAATAACCTAATAAAGAAAAACGAAAAATTAAATAGTGCTACTTATATAATTCCTGAAAGATTACCTACCATAAAAGGGGATAAATTTAGATTAGAGCAATTATTTTTACATTTATTAGACAATGCTGTAAAATTTAATGATAAAAAAGAACCTACGGTAGAGATAGGTTTTACTGAAGATTCTGATTTTTGGAAATTTTACATAGAGGATAATGGAACTGGAATTGATAACAAATATTTTGATAAAATATTTGTTGCGTTTCAAAAATTAGAAGATGATTATAAATCTACTGGAATAGGTTTGTCTATCGTAAAAAAAATTGTTGAAGTATATAATGGAGAAATTTATCTAAAATCAGAGCAAAATGTGGGTTCTACTTTTTACTTTAGCATAAAAAAATAA
- a CDS encoding Hpt domain-containing protein, whose protein sequence is MEQPNLIYIEQLARGDESIRTELIGVIKTEFPEEKKEYHDSLEHKKFKKIEENVHKIKHKISILGLEKSYEMANKFEHNLREQSLEGQEDFDEILKAISDYIETI, encoded by the coding sequence ATGGAACAACCAAACTTAATATATATAGAACAATTAGCTAGAGGAGATGAATCTATTAGAACAGAGCTTATTGGGGTGATTAAAACAGAGTTTCCTGAGGAAAAGAAAGAATACCATGATAGCTTAGAGCATAAAAAATTTAAAAAAATTGAAGAAAATGTTCATAAGATTAAACATAAAATTAGTATTTTGGGACTTGAAAAGAGTTACGAAATGGCAAATAAGTTTGAACATAATCTTAGAGAACAAAGTTTAGAAGGTCAGGAAGATTTTGATGAAATTTTAAAAGCAATTTCAGACTATATAGAAACTATATAA